Genomic segment of Chloroflexota bacterium:
CAGCCGTGGAGGTGGCCAGGAGGAAGAGTTCCACGTTCTCTTTGGGAACCCGGTACTGGCGTCCGAGTTTGCAGGCCACCAGCTTGCCCTGCCTGATATATCGATACACTGTATCCGGGGCTAACTGCAGGTATTCCGCTACCTCTTGGGGCGTCAGGACATCCTTAGTTAATGGCATGAACATCTCCCTTTCACTCTCGGATTAGTCATCCTAAGTCCATTTTAGTCCACTTGGGAGGATTTGTCAAGACATACGTTGATGCTCTTTGCATGTCACCATAGGGGCGCACCAAGCTCTCTCCCTGTGCGCACGAGTCTCACAACCCCGGCCTGGCCAATCTCGAGTACTTCTCCCTGGTCTCGTCGTTCCAGCTTCCCGGGGCCAGCCCCAGTTTCTCAAATACTCGCTCGATTCTCTCCCCAGCCTTGAGTTGTCGTACCGCAAAGGTGTCTCTCAGAACCTGGCAGCTAACCTTCTTTACAATCCCAGCCCTTTGGGCGGTGTTTCGCAATAAGTAGCTCAGATTGCGCTCGCTACACTCAAAGAGGTATTCCTGCGGGCAATACTCCGCCATGTAAGCCCTAAAAGCAGCAGGGAACTCAGGGGGAAGCCTCAGTTTCCTCTGCTTGAACGCCTTTCCTTTATGTCTGATCCAAACCTCTGGACGATACTGGTTCGAAAGATCGATGTCCTTGAGCCGAATCCCCAAAAGTTCCTCTCTCTTCACTCCTGTCTCCAAAAGGAGAAGAACTAGCAGGTACGTTCGGCTGTCCTTACTCGCCTCACCAAGGAGTCTCTCGCACTCCTCATCATACAGGACATCCGGCAGGGGAGAAGTGGCCCTTTTGTAGATCAGCCTTGATGCAGGGTCCTGCGGGATCACATTGCTTTCGACCAGCCAGCGGAAGAAGTTCTTCAGTGCGGTCACCCGGCGGTTCAGGGATTTTGGGCTGCAGGGCTTCCCGCGGCTAGATCGCAGATATGCAAGGAAGCTTTCCAGTTCAGCGGTGCCAATGCCACCGACCTTCTTGTTCGGGCCGATGAACTTCCGCAGGAGAACTACGTCTGCGAGGAAGGCTTTGACAGTGTGCCTGGAATACGAACTGGCTGCAAGGTGAGCGTGATAGGCCTGCATGGCCGCAGAGATGGAGGAGGCACTGGAAAGCGGCCTGGACGCAATTAGGGACGGAGGATATTCTCCCGTGCCATTCTTGACCTTGAGAAGTGGTAGTTGAAAAGCCCCGCCCTTTCCCTCCATGCCCCTATTATATCACCCCTTCCCATAGCCATGCTACTACATCCGTCCCATGTCCTATATTTCGCCTTTCTCTTTTGTCTCGCGCCGCGCTCAGGCTTTCTAGGGGAAGGGGGAGGATAGAAACCCTGGCTATGGGAAGGCGGGTGGGGAGGTACTTTAAGAGAGGACCACCGCTCCGTACACCAACATGCTGATAGCGGGGGTCCCTCGGGTTGCAATCGTCCTTTGGCCCACAGCGGCGACGCATTCCGCAGCATATGCCAATGCTGTTTATAGACATCAGGTAGTACAAATGGGAGTTAACTGGCCCCCTTCTCGCCTTTAAGGTCAATTTTGATCTATAGGCTTAGTGTCTGAAATGCGAATTAAGAAACGGGGGCTTTAGCATGAGAAAGGGATAATAGAACCCTTACCAAGTAGAGCTATCTCTTTCGGCTCAGCCCACGTAGCCCGAGTAGAGGACTTCTCCGCGATTTACAACCCCAGCCTGGGGAAGGCACTTGCCTGTCAGGCTTGTGGAAACACGGGGGTAGTGCTAAAATGGGCCTATGCACATCGAAGTCGACCAGAGTGGGAAAATCGGGGATACCAAAGTGGCAACTGTTTTAGCTTTCTCCGACACAGAAAGTTACGCTATCCTGATCCCGGCAGAAGTCAAACGGGCCTGTTTACATGAATTGCGCCAGAGAGGGAAATCTG
This window contains:
- a CDS encoding tyrosine-type recombinase/integrase; protein product: MEGKGGAFQLPLLKVKNGTGEYPPSLIASRPLSSASSISAAMQAYHAHLAASSYSRHTVKAFLADVVLLRKFIGPNKKVGGIGTAELESFLAYLRSSRGKPCSPKSLNRRVTALKNFFRWLVESNVIPQDPASRLIYKRATSPLPDVLYDEECERLLGEASKDSRTYLLVLLLLETGVKREELLGIRLKDIDLSNQYRPEVWIRHKGKAFKQRKLRLPPEFPAAFRAYMAEYCPQEYLFECSERNLSYLLRNTAQRAGIVKKVSCQVLRDTFAVRQLKAGERIERVFEKLGLAPGSWNDETREKYSRLARPGL
- a CDS encoding helix-turn-helix domain-containing protein yields the protein MPLTKDVLTPQEVAEYLQLAPDTVYRYIRQGKLVACKLGRQYRVPKENVELFLLATSTAGEAQLRTFSRTQIEEWLKEDQIDQETRSIGERLLSALQKS